From the genome of Cryptococcus depauperatus CBS 7841 chromosome 1, complete sequence, one region includes:
- a CDS encoding pre-mRNA-splicing factor CWC24 → MSAPSAPVVAFKKGPSRRPAQSRRQRPTTPPIHALESESSAVVRPSKQSIANPLVQGTKRRRELNGNGGDDLGGGLDEFDFKADEGLTKKGDDFVTRANDWDLEDQDGKLDKRVKLNEDGEMDDGLYRGAAHYMPTINKTREVLDKKLKTGPIKATSHVRTITLMDYQPDVCKDYKETGFCGYGDSCKFLHDRGDYLAGWQLDKLAPEEQGQVQEVDEEEDVPFACLICRKPFTQPVITKCGHYFCMLCAAKRFQKSPKCYACGAPTSGIFNTADKILAKMEARNKTRREAKAEREAEEGGGIEFGGGDSDEEASDIE, encoded by the exons ATGTCAGCTCCTTCCGCGCCTGTTGTGGCTTTCAAAAAGGGTCCATCTCGAAGACCAGCTCAGTCAAGACGTCAACGGCCAACGACTCCTCCTATTCATGCTTTAGAATCTGAATCAAGCGCAGTAGTTCGTCCCTCGAAACAATCCATCGCCAACCCACTGGTTCAAGGGACAAAGAGACGGAGAGAACTGAACGGAAATGGAGGCGATGACTTGGGAGGAGGCTTagatgagtttgatttCAAAGCGGATGAAGGACTCACCAAGAAGGGAGATGATTTTGTGACGAGGGCAAATGATTGGGATCTAGAAGATCAAGACGGGAAATTAGATAAGAGGGTAAAATTGAATGAA GACGGCGAAATGGATGATGGACTTTATCGGGGTGCTGCCCATTATATGCCCACTATCAACAAGACACGCGAAGTACTTGATaaaaagctcaagacaGGTCCAATCAAGGCTACGTCTCATGTGCGAACAATCACTCTCATGGACTACCAACCCGATGTTTGTAAAGATTACAAAGAAACTGGATTCTGTGGTTATGGGGATTCGTGTAAATTTTTGCATGACAGAGGCGATTATCTCGCAGGATGGCAACTGGACAAGCTCGCGCCCGAGGAACAGGGACAGGTGCAAGAAGTtgatgaggaggaggaTGTTCCTTTTGCTTGCTTAATTTGCAGAAAGCCATTTACTCAGCCGGTCATCACCAAATGTGGGCATTACTTTTGCATGTT ATGTGCGGCCAAGCGTTTCCAAAAATCGCCTAAATGCTATGCCTGTGGTGCTCCCACGTCTGGCATCTTCAACACTGCAGACAAGATTCTTGCCAAGATGGAAGCCCGTAATAAGACTCGACGAGAAGCCAAGGCTGAacgagaagcagaagaaggcggAGGTATTGAATTTGGTGGCGGGGATTCCGATGAAGAGGCGAGTGATATTGAATAA